A region of Paramormyrops kingsleyae isolate MSU_618 chromosome 17, PKINGS_0.4, whole genome shotgun sequence DNA encodes the following proteins:
- the ngef gene encoding ephexin-1: MVMAALFRGRWWQKTQDPPDKRVSGATQLCQEEDDGNEDPGSADEGSGRGPIRRNSRFYRSMRKKRISQETGTSEQPTENPDGSTRPTSDVAYKSRTSNQSTTGMLDGHRTALWAHRPTSASEYPTVLLSNQEPRSPRVLESGAAAPASPAEAVPRRGLRGPDLPPRNGQRADCAAGSHVSRSPRRDGIMESLVAPMADCLVRELGDGTCPGGLEPGGAADPDAVKLRLVKNDEPPDKWDGPRSPICHSIKIIKNIPFLYQEYRDTSEQQEIEQRRQLDTLQLGGEAVGGAGSVGVAPPTLQLQLRNDSQSLSLWQNLDVVRQSGLLSTLPQKEIIMQEAMFELVTSEASYYKSLELLETHFLKNPVLVNTLGQTDMHFLFSNIEEVMKASERFLMDLENRVEQSIQISDVCDIVYEHAVQHFHVFINYVINQGYQEKHYRRILQGNAPFRETMAKLENQPKVRGLSFTSFLILPFQRITRLKLLVQNILKKAEENSERESNTVKAHEELERIVKECNEGVRKMSRTEELISIEKMLEFKCKSVPVISHSRWLLKKGELQQMNGPKNTRTMRSRKLYQPLYLFLFNNLLLITKKSSNGEKYQVLDSCTRAMLRTEDMEDQGQMLANVFTLSLLENQEDRQVTYLLKTSSVSEKLRWICSLTPNRRTRFLSTSAHQPDSPQVQCIQSYSSQEPDELSIEMADVLNILERTDDGWIMGERLHDGEKGWFPIRVVEEIKNQELRAQNLRECQRIQQAKGGAVGRSLAGSRARGPQKVVSPDWLRPHQSIQD, from the exons ATGGTGATGGCGGCCCTCTTCAGAGGCCGATGGTGGCAGAAGACGCAGGATCCCCCTGACAAGCGGGTCTCGGGTGCCACGCAGCTGTGCCAGGAAGAGGACGATGGGAACGAGGACCCCGGTTCTGCCGACGAGGGATCCGGTAGAGGACCCATTCGCAGAAACTCTAGGTTCTACCGTTCCATGAGGAAGAAGAGAATTTCCCAGGAGACTGGCACTTCCGAGCAGCCAACTGAAA ATCCAGATGGCTCGACGAGACCGACTTCTGACGTGGCCTATAAAAGTCGGACCAGTAACCAATCGACCACCGGAATGCTTGACGGCCACAGGACGGCTCTCTGGGCACATCG TCCTACCTCAGCCTCTGAATATCCGACTGTGTTGCTGAGCAACCAGGAGCCCAGAAGCCCACGTGTGTTGGAGAGTGGAGCGGCGGCGCCGGCGTCCCCCGCAGAGGCGGTGCCGAGAAGGGGGCTGCGAGGGCCGGACCTGCCCCCCCGCAACGGACAGCGCGCCGACTGTGCTGCAGGATCGCACGTCTCCAGGAGTCCGCGGCGTGACGGCATCATGGAGAGCCTCGTGGCGCCGATGGCTGACTGCTTGGTGCgggagctgggtgatggcaccTGTCCGGGTGGCCTGGAGCCTGGGGGGGCGGCGGACCCGGACGCGGTAAAACTGAG ACTGGTGAAAAATGACGAGCCCCCGGACAAGTGGGATGGCCCCAGGTCTCCCATCTGCCACAGCATCAAGATCATCAAGAACATCC CCTTCCTGTACCAGGAGTACAGGGACACATCAGAGCAGCAGGAGATCGAGCAGCGGAGGCAGCTGGATACCCTACAGCTGGGAGGCGAGGCAGTGGGCGGAGCCGGATCTGTGGgtgtggccccgcccaccttgCAGCTTCAGCTGAGGAATGATTCGCAGTCCCTCAGCCTGTGGCAGAACCTGGACGTGGTCCGGCAGAGTGGCCTCCTGTCAACCCTGCCACAGAAGGAGATCATTATGCAGGAG GCCATGTTTGAGCTGGTGACCTCAGAGGCATCGTATTATAAGAGCCTTGAGCTACTGGAGACCCACTTCCTTAAGAACCCGGTGCTGGTCAACACTCTCGGCCAAACGGACATGCATTTCCTCTTCTCCAACATCGAGGAGGTCATGAAGGCCAGCGAGAG GTTTCTGATGGACCTGGAAAACCGAGTGGAGCAGTCCATCCAGATCTCGGACGTGTGCGACATCGTTTACGAGCACGCCGTGCAGCACTTCCACGTCTTCATCAACTACGTGATCAACCAGGGCTACCAGGAGAAACACTACCGACGAATATT ACAGGGAAACGCACCTTTCCGGGAGACAATGGCCAAGCTGGAGAACCAGCCCAAAGTCCGGGGCCTGTCCTTCACTTCCTTCCTCATCCTCCCCTTTCAGAGGATCACGCGACTCAAGCTGCTGGTTCAG AACATCCTGAAAAAGGCTGAGGAGAATTCAGAGAGAGAGTCCAACACTGTCAAGGCCCATGAGGAGTTGGAGAGG ATAGTGAAGGAGTGCAATGAGGGCGTGAGGAAGATGAGCAGGACGGAGGAGCTCATCAGCATCGAGAAGATGCTGGAGTTCAAATGCAAG TCGGTGCCAGTGATCTCGCACTCCCGCTGGCTGCTGAAGAAGGGCGAGCTCCAGCAGATGAACGGACCCAAGAACACCAGGACCATGCGCAGCCGCAAGCTGTACCAGCCCCTCTACCTCTTCCTCTTCAACAATCTGCTGCTCATTACCAAGAAAAGCTCAAA TGGGGAAAAGTATCAGGTTTTGGACTCCTGTACTCGGGCCATGTTGAGGACGGAGGACATGGAGGACCAGGGCCAGATGCTGGCCAACGTCTTCACCCTCAGCCTTCTGGAGAACCAGGAAGATCGGCAGGTCACCTACTTGCTCAAGACCTCCAGCGT gagtgAAAAGCTGCGATGGATCTGCTCCCTCACCCCCAACCGGCGCACGCGTTTCCTCTCCACCAGCGCCCACCAGCCAG ACTCACCCCAAGTGCAGTGCATACAGTCCTATTCATCACAAGAACCCGATGAACTTTCCATCGAGATGGCTGACGTTCTCAACATCCTGGAGAGGACTGACGACG GCTGGATAATGGGTGAGAGGCTTCACGATGGCGAGAAGGGTTGGTTCCCCATCCGGGTGGTGGAGGAGATCAAGAACCAGGAGCTGCGGGCGCAGAACCTGCGTGAGTGCCAGAGGATACAGCAGGCCAAGGGGGGCGCCGTTGGCCGTTCGCTGGCCGGTTCCCGGGCCAGAGGTCCGCAGAAAGTTGTCAGCCCCGATTGGCTACGACCCCACCAATCAATACAGGACTAG
- the LOC111860696 gene encoding G-protein coupled receptor 55 has translation MLCTERRSASTFKKRPVQLREDMASTMAVTALSPLVSDGNETDCDFAKVDGLMKSLQLVIYIPIFVFGLMLNTTALVVFYVLLKKWTETTIYMTNLALMDLLLLFSLPFKMHATTHKWAVNVKLFCSFLESLHFVTMYGSIYTIMCISIDRYISIKLPIQARTLRSPRMARMVCLLIWVLVLSATVPVYKFHNTDEKQFRCFHEFSNDGWNPVLIACVEVFGFLLPALVLVVCSVQIIHTLKKSQECSAKSLACARIIYSSLFAFLVPFTPSHLGIFLQFLVHQGTITDCTAKTQISLYMQVTMCLANITCCLDAVCYYFMTREIRSSKDILTRSISYRRPTSTSEV, from the exons ATGCTCTGTACAGAAAGAAGAAGCGCATCAACATTTAAAAAGCGACCAGTCCAGCTCAGAGAAGATATGGCGAGCACCATGGCAGTCACTGCGCTGAGTCCCTTGGTCAG TGATGGCAATGAGACTGACTGTGACTTCGCTAAGGTGGATGGACTGATGAAATCTCTTCAACTGGTCATCTACATTCCCATCTTTGTATTCGGACTCATGCTGAACACCACAGCCTTGGTGGTATTCTATGTCCTGCTGAAGAAGTGGACTGAGACGACTATCTACATGACCAACCTAGCCTTGATGGACCTGTTGCTGCTCTTCTCGCTGCCTTTTAAGATGCATGCCACCACCCATAAATGGGCTGTCAACGTGAAGCTCTTCTGCTCCTTCCTGGAGAGCCTGCACTTCGTCACCATGTATGGCAGCATCTACACCATCATGTGCATCAGCATCGACCGCTACATCAGCATTAAGCTGCCCATCCAGGCCCGGACGCTGCGCTCCCCGCGTATGGCCCGGATGGTATGCCTGCTCATATGGGTGCTGGTCCTATCCGCCACCGTGCCCGTATACAAGTTCCACAACACCGACGAGAAGCAATTCCGCTGCTTCCACGAGTTCTCCAATGACGGCTGGAACCCGGTGCTCATCGCCTGCGTGGAGGTGTTCGGTTTTCTGCTGCCGGCGCTGGTGCTGGTGGTATGCTCAGTCCAGATCATCCACACCCTGAAGAAGTCGCAGGAGTGCAGTGCTAAGAGTCTGGCCTGCGCTCGAATCATCTACAGCAGCCTGTTCGCCTTCCTGGTGCCCTTCACACCCAGCCATTTAGGAATCTTCCTGCAGTTTCTGGTACACCAGGGTACCATCACTGACTGCACGGCAAAGACCCAGATCAGTCTGTATATGCAGGTGACCATGTGCCTTGCCAACATCACCTGCTGCCTGGATGCTGTCTGCTATTACTTTATGACTAGGGAGATCCGTTCTTCCAAAGACATTCTCACCAGGTCCATCAGTTACCGGAGGCCGACCAGCACGTCAGAAGTGTGA
- the gpr55a gene encoding G-protein coupled receptor 55a: MTWCDFVCWIQMTIYIPTCITAFPLNLAALWILFFKIRRFTESMVYLANLAVNNCLFLFSLPFKIYAYKRPWNLSPKFCSFLESLVLVNIYGSIALIVCISADRYITLRYPFRRRWMLRSPRIAVAACLLIWIVMFVASIPVYRLHKKTEYCFENFTNETWDNVTLIVSMEVTFLISATAMALCSVNVMQILRAMRKRNPADAKLRNNKSLKIVLSNLVTFMVCFIPYHIAALLFFLAKNSTLPQSTIDPLRDVFRVSSCISSLNCLFDGACYYYTLKENWMSSKEERKPTSYIATLPLDLQTSTESPLPAHKPSVRKMTSLSDCY, translated from the coding sequence ATGACATGGTGTGATTTCGTTTGCTGGATCCAAATGACCATCTACATCCCAACATGCATCACGGCCTTCCCCTTGAACCTGGCAGCCCTGTGGATTCTGTTCTTCAAGATAAGACGATTCACAGAGTCCATGGTCTATTTGGCTAATCTGGCGGTGAACAACTGTCTCTTTTTATTCTCCCTGCCCTTCAAGATTTATGCTTACAAGAGGCCGTGGAATCTTTCGCCAAAGTTCTGCTCGTTCCTGGAGAGCCTGGTCCTCGTGAACATCTACGGCAGCATTGCCCTTATTGTGTGCATTTCGGCCGACCGTTACATCACGCTCCGCTACCCGTTCAGGAGAAGATGGATGCTGCGGTCGCCGCGCATCGCTGTGGCTGCCTGCCTCCTCATATGGATCGTAATGTTTGTGGCCAGTATCCCCGTCTACCGTTTGCACAAGAAAACTGAATACTGCTTTGAGAACTTCACCAACGAAACGTGGGATAATGTCACCCTCATAGTGTCCATGGAGGTCACATTCCTCATCAGTGCCACCGCCATGGCCCTTTGCTCTGTCAACGTCATGCAGATCCTGAGGGCCATGCGTAAGAGGAACCCGGCAGACGCCAAGCTCAGGAATAACAAATCCCTGAAGATAGTCCTGAGCAACCTTGTGACATTCATGGTGTGTTTCATTCCTTATCACATCGCCGCCCTGCTCTTCTTTCTGGCTAAGAACTCCACCCTGCCCCAGAGCACCATTGACCCTCTGAGGGACGTCTTTCGCGTAAGCTCCTGTATAAGcagcctgaactgcctgtttgaCGGCGCCTGTTACTACTACACCCTGAAAGAGAACTGGATGTCCAGTAAAGAGGAGAGAAAGCCGACTTCATACATTGCAACGCTGCCCCTTGACTTGCAGACGTCCACAGAGAGCCCGCTCCCTGCTCACAAGCCCTCCGTGAGGAAGATGACCAGTCTGTCTGACTGCTACTGA